ATCTGCTCTGTGACTGGATCAGCAAGAACTTTGCATCATGCTTTGTCCTGATCATCACTCTGCTCTCTTTTGACTTCTGGTCTGTCAAGGTGAGAGGCCAACTAGGTCAGCTACTAATTCCCCTTACCTTCCTGCACCTCAGCCCTTTCTTGCCCTCTTATGCACTGCACTATACTGTTTAATCGCTTTCTTTCACCTCACTAGTTTCTGTTACTCACACACAGttgtcctgtgttttgtcagaaTGTGACTGGCAGGCTGTTGGTGGGGCTGCGCTGGTGGAATCAGATTGACGAGGATGGACGGAGCCTCTGGGTGTTTGAGGCCAAAAAAGTGAGTCGCTGTTATTATTGTGTACCATTTTGGGTGTGGAagagcaattttttttttttttcaaacatggggtattcatgtgtgtgtgtgtgtgtgtgtgtgcatacagacCTCCCGGGGCAATAACACtgggacagaggcagaggcGAGGATATTTTGGCTGGGTCTAATCATTTGTCCTCTTATTTGgacattcttcttcttcacctcccTGTTCTCCCTGAAGATTAAATGGCTGGTGAGACACATGTTGCTTGTGTGCATGCTCTGCATATGCATCACATAATATCTGTCTCAAAtgcatctctctgtcttctccagTCTCTTGTGGTAGCTAGCATTTCCCTCCAAGTGGCTAACCTCTATGGTTACCTACGCTGCAAAGCA
Above is a window of Lates calcarifer isolate ASB-BC8 linkage group LG10, TLL_Latcal_v3, whole genome shotgun sequence DNA encoding:
- the LOC108875312 gene encoding Golgi apparatus membrane protein TVP23 homolog A isoform X2 — protein: MADDTEDVELDFAADEQERARRDAVIRHPMASFFHLFFRVVAIVAYLLCDWISKNFASCFVLIITLLSFDFWSVKNVTGRLLVGLRWWNQIDEDGRSLWVFEAKKTSRGNNTGTEAEARIFWLGLIICPLIWTFFFFTSLFSLKIKWLSLVVASISLQVANLYGYLRCKAVGQDGQPPPDSRSFTGQHLLQRPDIIFGIL
- the LOC108875312 gene encoding Golgi apparatus membrane protein TVP23 homolog A isoform X1, whose translation is MPVQPKQFPSGKCKSVIRVERKGALLINKTMADDTEDVELDFAADEQERARRDAVIRHPMASFFHLFFRVVAIVAYLLCDWISKNFASCFVLIITLLSFDFWSVKNVTGRLLVGLRWWNQIDEDGRSLWVFEAKKTSRGNNTGTEAEARIFWLGLIICPLIWTFFFFTSLFSLKIKWLSLVVASISLQVANLYGYLRCKAVGQDGQPPPDSRSFTGQHLLQRPDIIFGIL